Proteins from a single region of Streptomyces glaucescens:
- a CDS encoding recombinase family protein has translation MANLVYKRVSTDQQSTARQNLVLDEAGIEDPVVFEEDPGASSRLHPLQRPKFGELLTYARPGDTVHISEMFRLVRGSGHILDVLDVLHRDRLALRIHDGAFSAMDLTARHPRTGELLSTVKFMVHTLAAAGELQRDLQRELTYDGLRAAEAKGSKGGRRRAVAATKTDDVRTAYL, from the coding sequence GTGGCGAACCTGGTCTATAAGCGGGTCTCGACCGACCAGCAGTCGACCGCCCGGCAGAACCTCGTCCTGGACGAGGCCGGGATCGAGGACCCGGTCGTCTTCGAGGAGGACCCGGGCGCCTCCAGCCGCCTCCACCCCCTCCAGCGCCCGAAGTTCGGCGAGCTGCTCACGTACGCGCGGCCGGGCGACACCGTGCACATCTCCGAGATGTTCCGCCTCGTACGCGGCAGCGGGCACATCCTCGACGTGCTCGACGTCCTCCACCGCGACCGCCTCGCCCTGCGCATCCACGACGGCGCGTTCTCCGCGATGGACCTCACCGCCCGCCACCCACGCACCGGCGAGCTGCTGTCCACCGTGAAGTTCATGGTGCATACCCTCGCCGCCGCCGGCGAACTCCAACGCGACCTCCAGCGCGAGCTGACCTACGACGGCCTGCGCGCCGCCGAAGCCAAGGGCAGCAAGGGCGGACGCCGCCGCGCCGTGGCAGCCACGAAGACCGACGACGTGCGCACCGCGTACCTGTAA